Proteins from a single region of Pseudorasbora parva isolate DD20220531a chromosome 22, ASM2467924v1, whole genome shotgun sequence:
- the tkta gene encoding transketolase, translating into MEDYHKPDQQTVQALRNIANRLRINSIKATTAVGNGHPTSCCSVAEIMSVLFFHTMKYRPDDPKNPNNDRFILSKGHAAPVLYSVWVEIGFLKESELMSMCQVDSTLEGHPTPKQQFVDVATGSLGQGLGVACGMAYTAKYFDKSSYHVYCLLGDGEMSEGAVWEAMSFASYYQLDNLMAILDINRLGQSDPAPLQHHVEKYQRRCEAFGWHAIIVDGHSVEELCKAMSQPRHQPTAIIAKTIKGKGIPVAEDKMGWHGKVLSKDMAESVMRDIQSRILNSNKRMYPASPMEDAPPVSLRNVRMPSAPNYKPGEKIATCKAYGMAVAKLGRYNERVVALDVDTKNFTFSEIFKNEHPNRFIECYSAEQNMVSVATGCAARERNIVFASSLATFFTRAYDQIRMAAISDSNINLCGSHCGLSVGEDGPAHMGLEDMAIFRAIPTATIFYPSDAMSTEKAVELAANTKGVCYIRTTRPETAIIYNSNEDFHVGQAKVVCQSKEDQVTVIGAGMTLHEALAAAEHLKKEKIYIRVIDPFTIKPLDAKTIIDHVRVTRGRVITVEDHYYEGGLGDAVCSAIVNEPGFTLQRLAVAHVPRSGKMSDLLKIYGIDRDSIAQMVRKMLSSSANAK; encoded by the exons ATGGAGGACTACCACAAACCAGACCAGCAGACCGTGCAGGCGCTGAGAAACATTGCCAACCGCCTCCGAATCAACTCTATCaaagccaccactgcagtgggcAACGG GCATCCGACATCATGCTGCAGTGTGGCAGAGATCATGTCTGTGCTTTTCTTCCATACTATGAAGTACAGGCCAGATGACCCCAAGAACCCCAATAATGACCGCTTCATCCTGTCCAAG GGTCATGCGGCTCCTGTGCTCTACTCTGTGTGGGTTGAGATCGGCTTCCTGAAAGAGTCTGAGCTCATGAGCATGTGTCAGGTCGACTCCACGCTGGAGGGACACCCCACACCT AAGCAGCAGTTTGTGGATGTGGCCACAGGCTCTCTGGGACAAGGGCTGGGCGTAGCCTGTGGAATGGCCTATACAGCTAAATACTTTGACAAATCCAG TTACCACGTGTACTGTCTGCTGGGGGATGGAGAAATGTCAGAAGGGGCTGTATGGGAGGCCATGTCCTTCGCTTCCTACTACCAGCTGGATAATCTGATGGCCATACTGGACATCAACCGTCTGGGCCAGAGTGATCCAGCACCACTGCAGCACCATGTGGAGAAGTACCAGAGACGCTGTGAAGCCTTTGG gtggcATGCCATCATTGTGGATGGCCACAGTGTGGAGGAGCTGTGTAAAGCCATGAGCCAACCACGCCACCAGCCCACTGCCATCATCGCCAAAACCATCAAGGGCAAAGGCATTCCTG TGGCAGAAGATAAGATGGGTTGGCATGGCAAGGTGCTGTCAAAAGACATGGCAGAGAGCGTCATGAGAGATATCCAGAGCCGCATCCTCAACAGTAACAAGCGCATGTACCCGGCTTCACCCATGGAAGATGCTCCACCCGTGAGCCTGCGCAATGTCCGCATGCCTAGCGCTCCCAACTACAAGCCCGGAGAGAAG ATTGCCACCTGTAAGGCATATGGGATGGCCGTGGCCAAACTGGGACGTTACAATGAGAGAGTGGTGGCTTTGGATGTCGACACCAAAAATTTCACCTTCTCTGAGATCTTTAAAAATGAGCATCCCAACCGCTTTATTGAGTGCTACAGCGCAGAGCAGAACATG GTCAGTGTAGCCACAGGCTGTGCCGCACGTGAGCGAAACATTGTGTTCGCCAGCAGCCTGGCCACCTTCTTCACTCGCGCCTATGACCAGATCCGCATGGCCGCCATTTCAGACAGCAACATAAACCTCTGCGGTTCCCACTGCGGCCTGTCTGTCG gAGAGGACGGACCGGCCCACATGGGGCTGGAGGACATGGCTATTTTTAGAGCCATCCCCACTGCCACCATTTTCTACCCCAGTGATGCCATGTCTACTGAAAAGGCTGTGGAGCTTGCAGCCAACACGAAG GGTGTCTGCTACATCAGGACCACTCGTCCAGAGACTGCAATCATTTACAACAGCAATGAAGACTTCCATGTTGGCCAAGCCAAG GTGGTGTGCCAGAGTAAGGAAGATCAGGTCACAGTGATCGGAGCTGGAATGACTCTTCATGAAGCTCTGGCTGCAGCTGAGCACCTCAAAAAAG AGAAAATTTACATCAGAGTGATTGATCCGTTTACAATCAAACCCCTGGATGCCAAAACCATCATCGACCACGTGCGTGTCACCAGAGGTCGTGTCATCACGGTTGAGGATCACTATTATGAAG GTGGCCTGGGGGATGCGGTGTGCTCCGCTATCGTGAACGAGCCTGGTTTCACTCTCCAGCGTCTGGCCGTCGCTCACGTTCCCCGCAGCGGCAAAATGTCCGACCTGCTGAAAATCTATGGCATTGACCGCGACTCCATCGCTCAGATGGTCAGGAAGATGCTCAGCAGCTCGGCCAACGCCAAGTGA